The genomic segment GCTTGGAGGTGAGTTAGGGAGGACTGTCCTTTGAACTGTTTTGTTTGTAAGCTTTTAATGGGTGTGGGGTATGGAGTTCAATGTCCTCAATCCAACGTGGTCCTGTTTACCTCCCCAGAGTGAACTCTTGAGGGAGCCACTGAGCCAGAGTGTAGTTCTATTTCAGTCACTTACTAGATCCTTGTATAATTCCCAGTTTCCTCACTAAAATAAGAGGTCCTAACAGATCCTCACGATGCTCTTCAATTCTTGCTTAAAGTCAGGAGCTGGAAAATACCGAAATGTAATTCCAGAACGTAACAGACTAGACATTCATGGTCAGAGGTCAAATCTCTGCAACTTTATTTTCCTCCCTGTTGGGCCCAGCTTGCTTTAAAGGCTTGAGTTAAGGGAGAAAGGATGCTGCTGGGTGGAGCCTTCTTGGTCTCCTAACTGCTTGCTGTCTTCCTTTCTCACCACAGGTAAAGTCCATGGTTCCCTGGCCCGTGCTGGGAAAGTAAGAGGTCAGACTCCCAAGGTAAGTGAGAGTCGTTtggactttgttttttttcttgtcacACTGAGCCAAGATCCTTGGCTCTTGCCCTGGCTGCCCTCCTCCCTGGACATGAACCTGAGGGAGGATACAAAAGGGGTCAACCAGGGTCTGATCATCCCTCCCTTTTCCCAGGTGGccaaacaggagaaaaagaagaagaagacaggCCGGGCCAAGCGGCGGATGCAGTACAACCGGCGCTTTGTCAATGTTGTGCCCACTTTCGGCAAGAAAAAGGGCCCCAATGCCAACTCTTAAAGTCTTTTGCAATCTTGGCTTTCTCTAATAAAGTTGCTTGGCCCAGTCATCTCATTGTCTTATCTTCATTTACAGGGCCTCAGGGAGAGAGTATCTAGGGTTGGTGGTGTGTCTACTAGAAGAATAGTGAGACCTTGTTTTGGTTTGGTGGTAATGTCAAGTTAAGAAGATGCAGAGGGCCTTGGGGATGTGAGGGTCCCAGAATGGTGTACTACAAGGAAAGGATTCCCATGAAAATTGGTAACCACAGATTCCAGCCCTTCAGTTGGAGAGTTGGGGATATTTCCAATCACAAAAAAAGTGGtaatttctcaaatgctttttttaaatagagaagaTAGCAGGAATCATTGTGGTGGGAGATTTTATGGAAGCAGCAATGGAGCAGGGTAGATGGAGGGAACACCTGTATGGCCTTTACTTGAACTTGGGGAGAACTGTGGCCTTGGTTGAGTCCAGGGCAGAAGTCGGGTCTGTCCCAGCTTTGGAAAACAATACCTGATTACCTTGGCACTGTTGTGACCCTGTGCTGGTTCCCAGCTAGGTTTGCTAACCTAATCACGGGTGAGTTTGGCCAGTTGATTGGTTCAGtgttcccagaagtggagttCTTTGGGGCTGAGTCAAGTTTCCCTCCTAGCAATACGTGCATACCTACCCTCATTACACTAAGGTTTCTGAACCTGCTGGTTCTTGGAATACAACAAACATGTCATGGAGTAAAGACTTTGGGGCTCTAGACTTAAGACTGATTGCTGCCATACCTGCACTCTACTACAAACTGTTGAGTTTCAATCCTGGCTCCATTTATTTACTGTCTTGACTTTGAACTAACTAATAATCTCTGCCATCAGCTCTTGAGTATTGCTGTGCAGACTGAATAAAGTAAAAGTACTTAGATCAGTACCTGTCATACAGTGAGCAAATTTGTTGCCATTTTTTGTCTCTATGTTGATCTTTTAGAAAGACATTGCCCCTTTCTAGGATTTTAGATTCTTGTAGGGAAACTACATAGTTGAAAgtgttatcattttaaaaaatgtaagggtGCTGTAGTGAAAGCTGGGATATGGACAGACACCCTACCTTTGGGAAGGTGTCTGAAGAAGAAACGTGGGACACCTAAAACAAGGAACCAATCAAGTGGTGAGACAACAAAAGATTCCAGCCAAGAGAACTGTAAAGGTGTGTGACGTCCTGCAGGGACATGGAGAGGAATTTGGGTTTGAATCCAAGTGCAGTGTAAGGTCACAAAGTACAGGAGGAGGTTTTTAAGCAAGGACCTCATACGCTCTTGTGATTTAAGTATTTTCTCTGGCTGATTTTTCTGGAGTGGCAGCAAATAAGTTGGGAAACCAGTTAAGGTGGTGTCATCCCGTTGAGGGGCACATAGCTTAGACCACCAGTAGTAGGGGGGATGTAAAAAGAACACTTCAAGTTTTATCAAATCCATCCAGATCTTGGTAGGAAAATTGAGACAAATACAAGGTATTTTGAAGGCAGAACTGACTGGATATGCGTGAGCTGAAGGGTCAAAGAACCAGGGCTTGCTTTTCAGAGGTGCTGTGGATCAAGTCTTCACAGTGCTTGGCATGGCTTGTGGGTCATCACCCTCTACTACAAACTACGCTGTTAGGATAGGGACCCCATCTCTTGCTTCTCAATGTGGTTTTGGCACCTAGGGTGGAGTCTTCACTTCAAAGTTGTTTGAACTTTAGGTTTGGAGAAGGAACTCAAACAAGATATTTTGTTACTTTTGAATAGAGGAAGTGCCCCCAACACACAGTCTAAGCTAGGTACCCCGTCTTGGCTTTCCACtcccatttatctgtgtctcccgGTATAATGGCTGCCTCTGTAGCGCTGCGACGCATCTCAGCTCCTATGGGCTTGGCACAGTTGGTGGCCCAGAGTAGATGCTTAGCAAAGACCCATTAATGCTTATTGCCGCAGAGCTTCATAGTACTGAGAAGGCAACCGCTAGGGGGCGAGCTGATGCGGGCCGAGCTCCCTCCTGCCACACTTCCCTGCCTATGGccgcgcggggcggggcctgTATTTCACAACCGACTCTTGGCGCCTGTCCGAGCGCTGTTTAGGGGAGAAGTGGGGCTTGGCTTCCGACTGTGGGCGAAAATTGCCGAGAGTTCTCGGCGACCTCCGACTAAATGCTCCATCAACCGCAAATAGGCGGAAGTAACCGAAAAGCTCCGGAAATGCCCGAGCGGCGGCGTTTGTGCGTTCGAGGGCGGCACGCGGCGCAAGTTGCCATGGAGCCGGCCGGACCTTGTGCTTTCTGCCCGGCGGAGGAGATCCAGCCAGCGAGGTACACCTGCCCTCGTTGTAATGTGCCCTACTGCTCGCTGCGCTGCTACCGGGCGCATGGCACCTGCGCCGAAGACTTCTACCGTGACCAGGTGCTGGGAGAACTCCGCGGCCGCAGCGCCTCGCCCAGCCGCCTAGCCAGCGCCTTACGCCGGCTGCGTCAGCAACGCGAGACCGAGGACGAGACCGAGGACGCAGGCCTCAGTCCTGGCCCGGCGCCCAGCCGCCTCTTAGGACTCTGGGAGCGGCTGGCCCCCGCCGAGAAGAAGGCCTTCGAGCGGCTGCTGAGCCGTGGCGAGGCCGGGCGGCTTCTGCCCCCGTGGCGGCCGTGGTGGTGGGTACACGGGGCCGCGCCGCGGCTTCTGGAGGAGCTGGATGATGCCCCGCAACGTGACTCCGCGGAGTTGGAGCCCACCCCTGCCAGAACGCCAACGGAACCCGTGAAGGATGCGGAGCCCGCGGCTGACGTGCGAGTTTTCGGAGACACCCCAGGGGCCTTCGGGCCCACCGTGCCCACCCGGATCCCCACGCTGGCCAGCCTGAGCCGACGCGGGATCTCGCCGCTCGTGCGTTTCCAGCTGCCCAATGTGCTGTTCGCCTACGCTCACGCCCTTGCTTTGTATCATGGAGGTGATGATGCGCTGCTTTCCGACTTCTGTGCCACGCTCCTCAGCGTTTCTGGAGCTCTGGGCGCCCAGCAAGTCTTCACCTCTGTGGAGGACGCACTGCAGGCCGCAGCCCATGTGCTGGAAGCTGGCGAGCATCCCCCCGGGCCCCTGGGTACAAGTGGTGCCATGCGCGAAGCCGCCCGCATTATGCTGGGCGAAGGCCTGACTAACCAGAAAGGGTACACGCTGGCAGCACTGGGGCACCTGGTGCAGATTCTGGGCCGGGCACGGAAACAGGCTGTTTCTACCGAAGAGAGAGATCGCCTGTACCGGGCACGGAAGAAGTGTCAGTTCCTGCTGGCTTGGACCAACGAAAATGAGGTGGCCCTCACACCACTGGCGCTAGACTGCGCCAGGACCCACCGAGCCCATGCTGTAGCAGCCGAGGAGGTAGCAGCCCTCACTGGGGAGCTAGAGCGGCTTTGGGGAGGCCCCCTGCCACCTGCCCCGAGGACTCTCATTGAGGAGCTCCCTGGCTGAACTGGGGACCTCTTGTCATTAATAAAGCTTTGACTGGTCTGCCCTGTTGGCAGTGCCCATTTCTGAGTGACAGCTGTTGTCCCACCCACCTTCAGACTCTTGGGCCCACAAACCACATCTGTTTCTCCCTGATCAAGGCTGATCTGGCCGGTTTTTAAACACCTCAGCCCCACAAAGGGAAAGCAGTAGCACCAAGGGTTCCAGATTATTCAGGGAGTAACAACAGCCTCTCCATTTCATTTCTGGgcacttgctttattttcttcttactcCAAACCACCTCTCTGAGGCTGTTCATCCTTGCCTGTTGGATGGAACTCAGGGCAGGGTAGGGTGCAGGTCCTTGACTCCCACCCCGGTGTGTGAGCCCCAGGCTCCTGCTGCTGGGAGTGCCCCGACCTGGGGTTAGTGGGGCTGCTCAGTAGACGTAGGGCACGATTCGGTAAGGCACACGCCGGCAGTACTCGCGCCAGGCCAGACCATACTTTCGCAGGCACAGCTGCTCATCCCGGGCCTCACGGTGCACCAGGAGCAGAGTGAAGTAGAGGACGTAGAAGTAGGGCAGCAGGTGGGACACTCCTATGGGATGGAGGGCCCTGTGATCATTCTGCCAGCCCCTTAATTCACAGAGGTAAACCTAATAGCTCATGGGGCATTGAAGCTCAATGGTAAACGGCCCAGGGTCTGCAGCAAGGTGCCAGCAGTACTATGCTGGCAGGGAGGTCTGCCCCAGCCACACAGTGAGTCCATCCCCAGCTCCCTGACTACTCCCTCCACTGGGGTGCACCCCTGTTCATTCCAAACCCAGACTGGGCACCCTGTGGCCAACCACTTCTGCCCCTCACACATGGGTGGTCTCCACCCTATGTCCACCCCAGTGACTCACCACAGGGCAAGGACCAGGCCACAGCCATGATGAGGTCTCCAAGGTAGTTGGGATGGCGGACCATACCCCACCACCCAGACACCAGCAGCTGCCGCCCCGTGGCAGTAGGGATGGTCTCAAGATCTGGGGAAAGATGGGTAGTGGGATAGGGAACCCCCAAGACACCCAACTGCCCTTCCTCACGGCACCCAGGAATCCAGCTCACCAGCCACTCTGGGGTCAAAAGGATTCTTTCGGAAGGTGTTTTTCTGGGAATTAGCTCCTCGGAAAATGTAGTAACCAACAGCTGGGGGAAAGTGCGAGCAGGTGGTCAGGGTTGAGGCCCATAGCCTTTTACCCACCCATGACCATCTGCCCACAGCCCAGAACTAGTCTTCCAGGAGACCCAGTCCCAGCTttagagaaggatctgaggcttaGTTCCTACTTGGTGGGTGTTGAATGAAGTAAGTGAAAGGGGAGGGCGAACTGTGCACTCAGCCTGCTGCCTGACTGACCGTTGATGAGGCAGATGACTGAGGCCATGGGCAACCCCAGGGGCTGTGGGTGGTACAGCAGGAACTGCGCCTGCAGGCTGTAGGTGAAGGGTACCCAGGCTAGGTCCCCAAAGGCCAGCATGAAGCCAAACCCATCATGTGTGAAGTCCATGGTGGTGAGGACAGCCTCCTGCAGGGATGGGAACCAAACACAGTGGCTTAATCCCCACGAGGCACTCAAGATACCCTCCCCTACCTCCCCACCTGGTCCAGCCTCACCTCATGCCAGAGAGCATCAACCACGTAGAGTAGCTGGAAGCCATTGACCAACCACATGGCCAGTGAGGGACTCCCTCGAAGTTCTGCTTCCTGCATCATCAGGGCCAGGTTGATGAGgacctggggtggtggggagaacAGGGCAGTGTGTCTGCACAGAGGTGGCAGCATGTGGGCAGAGCAGTGGCCAGCCTCTCCCCTTCTCGCTGTCAGTCACTAAGTCCTCAGCCCTTCTTGAATGGCTCCAGCCCCCAGACTCGGGAGTCGAGAGACTGCCGTGGCCACTGTCGCTCACCGTGTCCTCTGATGCTCCCTCGGGGACAGCAGCACAGGGTGCAGCTGAATGCTTCAGGTTTGAGGGTCttgaatcccagctttgccacttagGCAAATTGCTTACCCTTCCTAAAGCCTAACTCTCACCCCCATGTGGAAGGCGGAGGCCATCATGGACCTGCCCCATGGAGCTAGCCAAGGGCTCACTGCATGTGAAGGGCTAAACACAgtatgtctggcacatagtaggtgctcagcaatgGTTCACCAGCAGCCAGCTTATCCTTCGCACCCCCATTCTGGGCTTCTGCTGTCATTAAGGTCACCACTTCTAATCGTCACAAGAACCTTAGAAGGAAGCTCCTACTTTATCCCATTTCCTATGAGAAAATAGCTTCGGCACCAGGATCCAGACCATGGGCACTTGGCACTCCTCCCACGTCTGGATGAGGTAGTTTCCAGGGTGACCTGAGGGGTCTTGCCCAAGAGACCCATGAGGAAATGCCACAGTCGAGCATGGGTGATTCAGCCCAAACACACAGCTGGCACGTCATCAAGGCCACCGGCGATGGATGGGCTGCTACACCCAGTGAGAGGCTCTAACTTCTGCGCTGCTTTGACCATCCTGTGCAAGCGACATAGGatcactctctcctctcctcaaaaTAGATTCCGTGCTtgactgctttttttaaattgcacCTGCTCTCCTAACTCCCTCTCTGCTATGCTTTTTCCATAGCACTGAGCATCCTCTGACatactatgtatattttacttatttttttgtctttcctaCTAGAATGTAGGCTTCAtgcaacatttttctcttttgtctccCAGTACCTCAA from the Manis javanica isolate MJ-LG chromosome 11, MJ_LKY, whole genome shotgun sequence genome contains:
- the ZNHIT2 gene encoding zinc finger HIT domain-containing protein 2, with protein sequence MLHQPQIGGSNRKAPEMPERRRLCVRGRHAAQVAMEPAGPCAFCPAEEIQPARYTCPRCNVPYCSLRCYRAHGTCAEDFYRDQVLGELRGRSASPSRLASALRRLRQQRETEDETEDAGLSPGPAPSRLLGLWERLAPAEKKAFERLLSRGEAGRLLPPWRPWWWVHGAAPRLLEELDDAPQRDSAELEPTPARTPTEPVKDAEPAADVRVFGDTPGAFGPTVPTRIPTLASLSRRGISPLVRFQLPNVLFAYAHALALYHGGDDALLSDFCATLLSVSGALGAQQVFTSVEDALQAAAHVLEAGEHPPGPLGTSGAMREAARIMLGEGLTNQKGYTLAALGHLVQILGRARKQAVSTEERDRLYRARKKCQFLLAWTNENEVALTPLALDCARTHRAHAVAAEEVAALTGELERLWGGPLPPAPRTLIEELPG
- the TM7SF2 gene encoding delta(14)-sterol reductase TM7SF2 isoform X2, with translation MAPSQDSRAPLEFGGPLGAAALMLLLPATTFHLLLVARSGPARLLGPPPYLPGLEALWSPRALLLWLTWLGLQAALYLLPARKVAEGQELKDRSRLRYPINGFQALVLTALLVGLGMSAGLPLGALPEMLLPLAFAAILTAFTLSLLLFLKALVASPSALAPGGNSGNPIYDFFLGRELNPRICSFDFKYFCELRPGLIGWVLINLALMMQEAELRGSPSLAMWLVNGFQLLYVVDALWHEEAVLTTMDFTHDGFGFMLAFGDLAWVPFTYSLQAQFLLYHPQPLGLPMASVICLINAVGYYIFRGANSQKNTFRKNPFDPRVADLETIPTATGRQLLVSGWWGMVRHPNYLGDLIMAVAWSLPCGVSHLLPYFYVLYFTLLLVHREARDEQLCLRKYGLAWREYCRRVPYRIVPYVY
- the TM7SF2 gene encoding delta(14)-sterol reductase TM7SF2 isoform X3, which translates into the protein MLLLPATTFHLLLVARSGPARLLGPPPYLPGLEALWSPRALLLWLTWLGLQAALYLLPARKVAEGQELKDRSRLRYPINGFQALVLTALLVGLGMSAGLPLGALPEMLLPLAFAAILTAFTLSLLLFLKALVASPSALAPGGNSGNPIYDFFLGRELNPRICSFDFKYFCELRPGLIGWVLINLALMMQEAELRGSPSLAMWLVNGFQLLYVVDALWHEEAVLTTMDFTHDGFGFMLAFGDLAWVPFTYSLQAQFLLYHPQPLGLPMASVICLINAVGYYIFRGANSQKNTFRKNPFDPRVADLETIPTATGRQLLVSGWWGMVRHPNYLGDLIMAVAWSLPCGVSHLLPYFYVLYFTLLLVHREARDEQLCLRKYGLAWREYCRRVPYRIVPYVY